A DNA window from Balneolaceae bacterium contains the following coding sequences:
- a CDS encoding amidohydrolase family protein encodes MRFSKLPFLILCAALLLPGRAAAQADTTMTFEEYDPVSTLVVPENPVHRAKFPFVDVHNHQWQMSSDEADLATVAAHMDTLNMRVMVNLSGGSGERISGAAANIREQAPGRFLVFANLDFDGFGTQDWTERTVKQLEEDVANGAQGLKIFKNLGLTATDADGNRIPTDHPDLDPVWAACGQLGIPVLIHTGEPAVFWAPIDRYNERWLEMKMFPNRHRDPDEYPSWEEVMSEQWHVFEKHPETTFINAHLGWMGNDLARLGDLLDTYPNVYTEIAAVIGELGRQPRFARQFFIDYQDRIMFGKDTWRPEEYYVYFRVLETADEYFEYYRKRHAFWRMYGMDLPDEVLRKVYYKNALKVIPGIDESLFPSE; translated from the coding sequence ATGAGATTTTCCAAACTCCCCTTCCTTATCCTCTGTGCGGCCCTGTTGCTGCCCGGACGCGCGGCCGCCCAGGCCGACACCACCATGACCTTCGAGGAGTACGATCCGGTCTCCACGCTGGTGGTACCCGAAAACCCCGTCCACCGGGCCAAGTTCCCCTTTGTGGACGTGCACAACCACCAGTGGCAAATGTCCTCCGATGAGGCGGACCTCGCCACGGTCGCCGCGCACATGGACACCCTCAACATGCGCGTGATGGTCAACCTGAGCGGCGGCAGCGGCGAGCGGATCAGCGGCGCCGCGGCCAACATCCGCGAACAGGCGCCGGGACGCTTCCTGGTCTTCGCCAACCTCGACTTTGACGGCTTCGGCACGCAGGACTGGACCGAACGCACCGTGAAACAGCTGGAAGAGGACGTGGCCAACGGGGCGCAGGGCCTCAAGATCTTCAAAAACCTGGGGCTGACCGCCACCGACGCGGACGGCAACCGCATCCCCACCGACCATCCGGACCTCGATCCGGTCTGGGCCGCATGCGGGCAGCTGGGCATCCCGGTGCTCATCCACACGGGCGAGCCGGCCGTCTTCTGGGCCCCCATCGACCGCTACAACGAGCGCTGGCTGGAGATGAAAATGTTTCCCAACCGCCACCGCGATCCCGACGAATATCCCTCCTGGGAGGAGGTGATGTCGGAGCAGTGGCACGTCTTCGAGAAGCATCCCGAGACCACCTTCATCAACGCCCACCTGGGCTGGATGGGCAACGACCTGGCCCGCCTGGGCGACTTGCTGGATACCTATCCCAACGTCTACACCGAAATCGCTGCGGTCATCGGCGAGCTGGGCCGGCAGCCCCGTTTCGCCCGCCAGTTTTTCATCGACTACCAGGACCGCATCATGTTCGGCAAGGACACCTGGCGGCCCGAGGAGTACTACGTCTACTTCCGCGTGCTCGAGACGGCCGACGAGTATTTCGAATACTACCGCAAGCGACACGCCTTCTGGCGCATGTACGGAATGGACCTGCCCGACGAGGTGCTGCGCAAGGTCTACTACAAGAACGCCCTGAAGGTTATTCCCGGCATCGACGAGTCACTCTTCCCGTCCGAGTAG
- a CDS encoding PAS domain S-box protein translates to MADQTNRMGARGPVPYQTLVQSVNGIVWESNAETFEFNYVSPQAEEILGYPVDRWYEDNAFWNEHIHPDDRDYAVTYCHREASAGRDHTFEYRMMAADGRVVWLRDVVTVIHREGESNLLRGIMTDITDLKEAEAARRRERRDKEALINSTRDLIWSVSPQMELMAANEPFLDLMEELVGRRMQPGDDLGAVASADEKEGGFWIAQYERALRDESFVIQNTNPRLGEDRLWWETSLSPIREGEEIVGIACSSRNITRQKTAEEKMRRAKERYDIVSRATNDIIWDLDLVEEHITWYRSIQDQMGYDVRETSLDWWKDHLHPDDRERVEHKLERHIAEGCEKWEDEYRFAVSDGTYRYFYDRGFLVWNDCGEVDRMIGSMQDITERRTYEDKLEQLSLVASKTTDVIIITDAEERITWVNQAFEQLTGYCFEEAEGRKPGELLQGPDTDPDTVERLARAVESGESIQEVILNYDRNGEAYWLDMTINPIFNEEGELTNFIAIEKDVTDQKTHENRIRDALKEKETLLAEIHHRVKNNLAVVSGMMQLQAYDEENEEIRNKLLDSVMRIGSMATIHEQLYQSSSFSELDFSDNLRSLVDNVVKTIRSRAEVRIAYELEPIKLNVNQAIPSSLIVNEVVTNSMKHAFRDRESGEIRLSLAEEEESVILAVADDGVGLPDDLEVENSQTLGMNLIRTLAEQLDADYAYRSEGEGSLFELRFSRSEFKGIGSSHLQ, encoded by the coding sequence ATGGCCGATCAAACAAACAGGATGGGAGCACGGGGACCGGTTCCCTACCAGACCCTGGTGCAGTCTGTCAACGGAATTGTCTGGGAAAGCAACGCCGAGACCTTTGAGTTCAACTACGTGAGTCCTCAGGCAGAGGAGATACTCGGCTACCCGGTGGATCGCTGGTACGAAGACAATGCCTTCTGGAATGAGCACATCCACCCCGACGACCGCGACTATGCCGTCACCTACTGCCACCGAGAGGCCAGCGCGGGGAGGGACCACACCTTCGAGTATCGCATGATGGCGGCGGACGGCCGCGTGGTCTGGCTGCGGGACGTGGTCACCGTGATTCACCGCGAGGGGGAGTCCAACCTGCTGCGGGGCATCATGACCGATATCACGGATCTGAAGGAGGCGGAAGCGGCCCGCCGGCGGGAGCGGCGGGACAAGGAGGCACTGATCAACAGCACCAGGGACCTGATCTGGAGCGTGAGTCCGCAAATGGAGCTGATGGCGGCCAACGAACCCTTCCTGGACCTTATGGAAGAGCTGGTCGGCCGGCGCATGCAGCCCGGCGACGATCTGGGGGCTGTTGCGAGTGCGGATGAGAAGGAGGGCGGCTTCTGGATCGCACAGTACGAGCGCGCCCTGCGCGATGAGTCCTTCGTCATTCAGAACACCAATCCCCGGCTGGGAGAGGACCGCCTCTGGTGGGAGACCAGCCTCAGCCCCATACGCGAAGGGGAGGAGATCGTCGGTATTGCCTGCAGTTCGCGCAACATCACCCGACAGAAGACGGCCGAGGAGAAGATGCGCCGCGCCAAGGAGCGCTACGACATCGTCTCCCGCGCCACCAACGATATCATATGGGACCTCGACCTTGTTGAGGAACACATCACCTGGTACCGCTCGATACAGGATCAGATGGGCTATGACGTACGGGAAACCTCGCTTGACTGGTGGAAGGACCATCTGCATCCCGATGACCGCGAACGCGTGGAGCACAAGCTGGAGCGCCATATCGCGGAGGGCTGCGAGAAATGGGAGGACGAATACCGGTTTGCCGTATCCGACGGAACCTACCGCTATTTTTACGACCGGGGTTTCCTGGTTTGGAACGACTGTGGGGAGGTAGATCGCATGATCGGATCCATGCAGGACATTACCGAGCGCCGTACCTACGAGGACAAGCTGGAGCAGCTCTCCCTGGTGGCCTCCAAGACTACCGACGTGATCATCATCACCGATGCCGAAGAGCGCATTACCTGGGTAAATCAGGCTTTTGAGCAGCTTACAGGCTATTGTTTTGAGGAGGCGGAAGGCCGCAAGCCGGGCGAGCTGCTGCAGGGGCCCGATACCGATCCGGATACGGTCGAGAGGCTGGCGCGTGCCGTGGAAAGCGGGGAGAGCATACAGGAGGTGATCCTCAACTACGACAGGAACGGGGAGGCCTACTGGCTGGACATGACCATCAATCCCATCTTCAATGAGGAGGGCGAGCTGACAAATTTTATCGCCATCGAAAAGGACGTCACCGACCAGAAGACACACGAAAACCGCATTCGCGATGCGCTCAAGGAGAAAGAGACCCTGCTGGCCGAAATCCACCACCGCGTAAAGAACAACCTGGCCGTCGTCTCGGGCATGATGCAGCTGCAGGCCTACGACGAGGAGAACGAGGAGATCCGCAACAAGCTGCTTGACAGCGTGATGCGCATCGGGTCCATGGCCACCATCCACGAGCAGCTCTACCAGTCCAGCTCCTTTTCGGAACTCGATTTTTCGGACAACCTGAGGAGCCTGGTGGACAATGTCGTAAAAACCATTCGCAGCCGCGCGGAGGTGCGCATCGCCTACGAGCTCGAACCGATCAAGCTGAACGTCAACCAGGCCATTCCCAGCTCCCTCATCGTCAATGAGGTGGTGACCAACAGCATGAAGCACGCTTTCCGGGACAGGGAGAGCGGGGAAATTCGGCTGTCCCTTGCCGAAGAGGAGGAGAGCGTCATACTGGCGGTGGCCGACGACGGGGTGGGTCTGCCCGACGATCTGGAGGTGGAAAACAGCCAGACGCTGGGAATGAACCTGATCCGTACCCTGGCCGAGCAGCTGGACGCCGATTACGCCTACCGGTCCGAGGGGGAGGGAAGCCTTTTCGAGCTGCGGTTCTCGCGTTCGGAGTTTAAAGGCATCGGCAGCTCGCACCTGCAGTAG
- a CDS encoding PDZ domain-containing protein — protein MIAFSAQYDGNTDVYVIPADGGEATRLTWHGDGDRVTGWTPDGEGVLFVSGRQGHPTQSSKFYRVSLDGGQPEALAIPRAAAGELSPDGGRIAYQPVSFWDPEWRNYRGGQAKPIWIVDMDDYALETVPRANRERHTDPVWLDGEVWFLSERDFTNNIWSYNPDSDELQQRTFHSQFDVKHLDAGDGMIVYENGGWIYELDPETGEHRQIVIRVKGDMTWARPRYAEADAGDLANPALSPTGQRAAFQHRGEIVTVPREHGSFRNLSESSGAADRYPVWSPDGQTLAWFSDAGGEYRLYLAGQKGLDEPRTVELPEPSFFFTPSWSPDGERIAYTDTHYRLWYVNVESGEATHVDTDGYAHPERTMNPVWSPDGQWIAYAKRLESQYRVIMVHNVESGETHRLTDGMADAIDPVWDQNGKYLYFLASTDFGLNTGWLDMSSYDRTTSYGLYLALLAEETPSPFLPRSDEEPAAEEDDGEDDASGEEAESGASGSGNVVIDPEGIMDRIVAADIPEAQYSGLLPGPENHVFYREGGTLKRYSVDGRASVDFMGGVQNAVVSHDRGSLLYRSGDTWGIVSTDGGPAEPGDGALDIDDVQVRVNPKAEYAQIFREGWRFQRDFLYVDNQHGAPWQQIYEWYRPWVDHVRHRSDMNYLIDILGGEISVGHSYTGGGDFPDVEEIEVGLLGADLDAAEGRYRFARIFTGEDWNPGLEAPLAAPGVDVEEGDYLLAVNGVELTSSDNPFRLLEGTADRNTILTVSDTPDMEDARTVEVVPVDSESQLRTTAWVESNRRKVDELSGGRLAYVWLPNTGGGGFSNFNRYYFAQQHKDGAVIDERNNGGGSAADYMIDVMNRELMGYFNSRAGDRHPPFTTPMAGLWGPKVMVVNERAGSGGDLLPYMFRDQEIGPLVGTRTWGGLVGTWDTPSFIDGGGMVAPRGGFIDAQGEWAVEGEGIAPDITVRQEPARVIAGEDPQLERAVQEALRLLQTEDVVLKKEPPPPVKWRRADKTSGWN, from the coding sequence ATGATCGCCTTCAGCGCGCAGTACGACGGGAACACCGACGTCTATGTCATTCCAGCCGATGGCGGCGAGGCCACCCGCCTCACCTGGCACGGGGACGGTGACCGGGTGACGGGGTGGACGCCCGACGGGGAGGGCGTGCTCTTTGTCTCGGGACGACAGGGCCATCCCACCCAGAGCTCCAAATTCTATCGCGTCAGCCTGGACGGGGGACAGCCCGAGGCCCTGGCGATTCCCCGGGCCGCCGCGGGCGAGCTCTCGCCCGACGGCGGACGCATCGCCTACCAGCCGGTCTCCTTCTGGGATCCCGAGTGGAGGAACTACCGCGGGGGACAGGCCAAGCCCATCTGGATCGTGGACATGGACGACTACGCCCTCGAAACCGTCCCGCGCGCCAACCGCGAGCGCCACACCGACCCGGTATGGCTGGACGGGGAGGTCTGGTTTCTGTCAGAGCGCGACTTCACCAACAACATCTGGTCCTATAACCCCGACTCTGACGAACTGCAGCAGCGCACCTTCCATTCGCAGTTTGACGTCAAGCACCTGGACGCCGGCGACGGGATGATCGTCTACGAAAACGGGGGCTGGATCTATGAGCTGGATCCCGAAACCGGCGAGCACCGGCAGATCGTAATCCGTGTGAAAGGCGACATGACCTGGGCGCGTCCCCGTTACGCAGAGGCTGATGCGGGCGACCTGGCCAACCCCGCCCTATCACCCACCGGCCAGCGGGCCGCTTTCCAGCACCGGGGCGAGATTGTGACCGTCCCTCGCGAGCACGGGAGCTTCCGCAACCTCTCGGAGAGCAGCGGGGCCGCCGACCGCTACCCGGTCTGGTCGCCCGACGGACAGACCCTGGCCTGGTTTTCCGACGCCGGCGGCGAATACCGGCTCTACCTGGCGGGGCAGAAGGGCCTGGACGAGCCGCGTACGGTCGAGCTGCCCGAGCCCAGCTTCTTTTTCACGCCAAGCTGGTCGCCCGACGGCGAGCGCATCGCCTACACCGACACCCACTACCGCCTCTGGTACGTAAACGTGGAGAGCGGCGAGGCCACGCACGTGGACACCGACGGCTACGCCCACCCCGAGCGCACCATGAACCCGGTCTGGTCGCCCGACGGGCAGTGGATCGCCTACGCCAAGCGCCTGGAGAGCCAGTACCGCGTCATCATGGTGCACAACGTGGAGAGTGGGGAGACCCACCGCCTCACCGACGGTATGGCCGACGCCATCGACCCGGTATGGGACCAGAACGGCAAGTACCTCTACTTCCTGGCCAGCACCGACTTCGGACTCAACACCGGCTGGCTGGACATGAGTTCCTACGACCGCACCACCAGCTATGGGCTCTACCTTGCCCTTCTTGCAGAGGAGACCCCCTCCCCCTTCCTGCCGCGCAGCGACGAGGAGCCTGCGGCGGAAGAGGATGACGGGGAGGACGACGCTTCCGGGGAGGAAGCCGAAAGCGGCGCTTCCGGCTCCGGCAACGTGGTCATCGATCCCGAGGGCATCATGGACCGTATCGTGGCGGCGGATATCCCCGAGGCCCAGTATTCCGGCCTGCTACCCGGTCCCGAGAACCACGTCTTCTACCGGGAAGGCGGCACCCTCAAACGCTACAGCGTGGACGGCCGCGCCTCGGTTGACTTCATGGGCGGGGTGCAGAATGCGGTGGTCTCCCACGACCGCGGCTCCCTCCTCTACCGCAGCGGGGACACCTGGGGCATCGTGTCCACGGACGGGGGACCCGCCGAGCCCGGCGACGGCGCCCTCGACATCGACGACGTGCAGGTGCGGGTGAATCCCAAAGCGGAGTACGCACAGATTTTCCGCGAAGGCTGGCGCTTTCAGCGCGACTTTCTCTACGTGGACAACCAGCACGGAGCGCCCTGGCAGCAGATCTACGAGTGGTACCGTCCCTGGGTGGATCACGTACGGCACCGCTCCGACATGAACTACCTCATCGACATCCTGGGTGGGGAGATCAGCGTGGGACACTCCTACACCGGGGGCGGCGATTTCCCCGACGTCGAGGAGATAGAGGTGGGACTGCTGGGCGCCGACCTTGATGCGGCCGAGGGACGCTACCGCTTCGCCCGCATCTTTACCGGCGAGGACTGGAATCCCGGACTGGAGGCCCCGCTGGCCGCGCCGGGCGTGGACGTGGAGGAGGGCGACTACCTGCTGGCCGTGAACGGGGTGGAACTGACTTCCTCCGACAATCCCTTCCGGCTGCTGGAGGGTACGGCCGATCGTAACACCATCCTGACCGTAAGCGACACGCCGGACATGGAGGACGCGCGCACCGTGGAGGTGGTGCCGGTGGACAGCGAGTCGCAGCTTCGCACCACGGCCTGGGTGGAGTCCAACCGCCGCAAGGTGGACGAACTGTCCGGCGGGCGCCTCGCCTACGTCTGGCTGCCCAACACGGGCGGGGGCGGATTCAGCAACTTCAACCGCTACTATTTCGCCCAGCAGCACAAGGACGGCGCCGTTATTGACGAGAGAAACAACGGCGGCGGCTCGGCGGCCGACTATATGATCGACGTCATGAACCGCGAGCTGATGGGGTATTTCAACAGCAGGGCGGGCGACAGGCACCCGCCCTTCACCACGCCCATGGCGGGACTCTGGGGACCCAAGGTCATGGTGGTCAACGAGCGGGCCGGATCGGGGGGCGACCTGCTGCCCTACATGTTCCGCGACCAGGAAATCGGTCCCCTGGTCGGCACCCGCACCTGGGGGGGACTGGTAGGCACGTGGGACACCCCCTCCTTCATCGACGGGGGTGGCATGGTGGCCCCCCGGGGCGGCTTCATCGACGCCCAGGGCGAATGGGCGGTGGAAGGAGAGGGCATCGCGCCCGACATTACCGTGCGGCAGGAACCGGCCCGGGTGATCGCCGGGGAGGATCCCCAGCTCGAACGCGCCGTGCAGGAGGCCCTGCGGCTGCTGCAGACCGAAGACGTGGTGCTCAAGAAAGAGCCGCCGCCCCCGGTCAAATGGCGCCGCGCGGACAAGACCTCGGGCTGGAATTGA
- a CDS encoding sodium:calcium antiporter, producing MSMLTAAILFAAGLALVLFFSEKLVEGTVGSSLHFGLSAFLISIIFIGFDPENLAVGAVASWEGASGIALGSIMGAAMVAVALAFGFTALVAPMEFESAPGPVLAVPVAAVLLPGLLGWDGQLSRVDGALLLAAYAGGVGWLLRMGRRGLEIRAGGEMAEVFEKERPPGRGKSLALLAGSLVAITAGSELLVRSSERLVGGFGLSETVFGMTLLALLVSVEEVARELPAALKGRPDISVGNVLGSVLAFFLFNAGAIALVRPLPVSTEILAFYWPFCVAAVLIVTFCMWRRRVSRPAGALLLALYACFFAGAWLI from the coding sequence ATGAGCATGCTCACCGCCGCCATACTCTTCGCCGCCGGACTCGCCCTGGTTCTCTTTTTCTCTGAAAAACTGGTGGAGGGTACCGTGGGAAGCTCTCTCCATTTCGGCCTTTCCGCCTTCCTGATCAGCATCATTTTCATCGGCTTCGATCCGGAGAACCTCGCCGTGGGGGCCGTGGCCTCGTGGGAGGGGGCCAGCGGCATCGCCCTGGGCTCGATCATGGGCGCGGCCATGGTAGCCGTCGCGCTGGCCTTCGGATTCACGGCGCTCGTCGCGCCCATGGAGTTCGAATCGGCACCGGGACCGGTCCTGGCCGTACCCGTGGCGGCCGTTTTGCTGCCCGGCCTGCTGGGCTGGGACGGGCAGCTCTCCCGTGTCGACGGGGCCCTGCTGCTGGCGGCCTATGCGGGCGGGGTGGGTTGGCTGCTGCGGATGGGGCGGCGCGGATTAGAAATCCGTGCCGGCGGCGAGATGGCAGAGGTTTTCGAGAAAGAGCGTCCGCCCGGTAGGGGCAAATCGCTGGCCCTGCTGGCGGGCTCGCTGGTGGCCATCACGGCGGGCAGCGAACTGCTGGTACGTTCCTCCGAACGGCTTGTCGGGGGATTTGGCCTCTCGGAGACGGTCTTCGGGATGACGCTGCTGGCCCTGCTGGTCAGCGTGGAGGAGGTGGCCCGCGAACTGCCGGCCGCCCTGAAGGGCAGGCCCGATATCAGCGTGGGCAATGTACTGGGTTCCGTGCTGGCCTTCTTCCTTTTCAACGCCGGGGCCATTGCCCTGGTGCGTCCCCTGCCGGTCAGCACCGAAATTCTTGCCTTCTACTGGCCCTTCTGCGTGGCCGCGGTGCTCATCGTCACCTTCTGCATGTGGCGCCGCCGGGTAAGCCGGCCGGCCGGCGCGCTGCTGCTGGCGCTCTACGCCTGCTTTTTCGCCGGCGCCTGGCTGATCTGA
- a CDS encoding DMT family transporter has translation MLLLFTLFWGANFILAEVALMEMKPISFSVSRFAMGGLAMFAVLWYQCRDEARTSGTYVPFLPKLDRSDWPRMLVISVIGATLAPWLGIEGLGLTHGARASLWLALGPAISTGLGYLLSTERMGRFGYLGIVLAMAGTVVLALDGLQPEQGYWLGDLILIAALALTVVELHLIKPLARKYGSVSVVALRTAIGGALYLVIASPALAGEPWLSLGAWTWIAILAGGAVGVGIGQWVKVRALRKLGPTQVVLYGNMVPVAAILIAWLSIGKNPSLLELLSGFLIVSGAILIQIIDAGARRARLRQGEADNGEDDVNVVAGTSGE, from the coding sequence ATTCTTCTACTTTTTACCTTGTTCTGGGGAGCCAACTTCATCCTGGCCGAGGTGGCCCTGATGGAGATGAAGCCCATCTCATTCAGCGTCTCCCGCTTTGCCATGGGGGGACTGGCCATGTTTGCCGTGCTCTGGTACCAGTGCCGCGACGAGGCGCGCACGAGCGGCACCTACGTCCCCTTCCTCCCCAAACTCGACCGCTCCGACTGGCCCCGCATGCTGGTCATCTCCGTTATCGGCGCCACCCTGGCGCCCTGGCTGGGCATCGAGGGACTGGGACTCACCCACGGGGCGCGGGCTTCCCTGTGGCTGGCGCTGGGACCCGCCATCAGTACCGGCCTAGGCTACCTGCTGAGCACCGAGCGCATGGGACGTTTCGGCTACCTTGGCATCGTGCTGGCCATGGCGGGCACGGTGGTCCTGGCCCTCGACGGACTGCAGCCCGAGCAAGGCTACTGGCTGGGCGACCTCATCCTGATCGCCGCCCTGGCCCTCACGGTGGTGGAGCTGCACCTGATCAAGCCCCTTGCCCGCAAATACGGGTCGGTCTCCGTGGTAGCCCTCCGCACCGCCATCGGGGGCGCCCTCTACCTGGTCATCGCCTCCCCCGCGCTGGCCGGGGAGCCCTGGCTCTCGCTGGGGGCGTGGACCTGGATCGCCATCCTGGCGGGCGGCGCCGTAGGCGTGGGTATCGGCCAGTGGGTAAAGGTACGAGCCCTGCGAAAACTGGGCCCCACCCAGGTGGTGCTCTACGGCAACATGGTGCCCGTCGCCGCCATCCTCATTGCCTGGCTGAGCATCGGCAAGAACCCCTCGCTGCTTGAGCTGCTTTCAGGATTCCTCATCGTCAGCGGCGCCATCCTCATCCAGATCATCGACGCCGGAGCGCGTCGCGCGCGGCTCCGGCAGGGCGAGGCGGACAACGGGGAGGACGACGTGAACGTGGTGGCCGGCACCAGCGGCGAATGA
- a CDS encoding DUF2911 domain-containing protein, translating to MTRLLTLSVLLGFFTLLLPYTSSAQERGGGEVRASPNASVSQTIGTTVVSITYGRPGVKGRQVFGGLESWGEVWRTGANESTAITFSGDVTVEGETVEAGTYSLYSIPRENGNWTIILNSQLSWGTQYDASQDVIRVDVQAEEAPMREWFMIYFRNLSESSAERVLHWENVRVPFTIEA from the coding sequence ATGACACGACTGCTGACCCTTTCGGTACTGCTTGGCTTTTTTACCCTGCTCCTTCCCTACACATCGTCCGCCCAGGAGCGCGGCGGCGGTGAGGTGCGCGCCAGTCCCAACGCATCCGTGAGCCAGACCATCGGTACCACCGTGGTCTCGATCACCTACGGCCGGCCCGGCGTGAAAGGCCGCCAGGTATTCGGCGGACTTGAATCCTGGGGCGAGGTCTGGAGGACCGGCGCCAACGAATCCACCGCCATCACCTTCTCCGGCGACGTAACCGTCGAGGGAGAGACGGTGGAGGCGGGCACCTACTCCCTCTACTCCATTCCCCGCGAGAACGGAAACTGGACCATCATCCTCAATTCCCAGCTCTCCTGGGGCACCCAGTACGACGCCTCGCAGGACGTGATCCGCGTGGACGTACAGGCCGAGGAGGCCCCCATGCGCGAGTGGTTTATGATCTATTTCCGCAACCTCTCCGAATCGTCGGCCGAGCGCGTACTGCACTGGGAAAACGTGCGGGTGCCTTTCACCATCGAAGCCTGA
- the msrA gene encoding peptide-methionine (S)-S-oxide reductase MsrA, with product MKNLWTILTMTGLLLAAGASPAHAQSSNVQTHPDMSSSNLQQATFGAGCFWCVEAVFEELKGVEKVVAGYAGGHVENPSYRQVTTGTTGHAEVTRLTYDPSVISYEQLLTVFWHTHNPTTKDRQGADVGPQYRSVIFYHNEDQKEQAEASLRETDATDLWEDPIVTEIEALANYSEAENYHQNYYKNNPNAGYCQVVIAPKLKKLRQDFAHLIKGN from the coding sequence ATGAAAAATCTGTGGACCATCCTCACCATGACGGGGCTCCTGCTTGCGGCCGGGGCCTCACCCGCGCATGCACAATCCTCCAACGTACAAACCCACCCCGATATGTCTTCATCCAACCTGCAGCAGGCCACCTTCGGAGCGGGATGCTTCTGGTGTGTGGAAGCCGTATTTGAAGAGCTCAAAGGCGTGGAGAAGGTAGTAGCCGGGTACGCCGGGGGACACGTGGAGAATCCTTCCTACCGGCAGGTGACCACCGGCACCACCGGCCACGCCGAGGTGACCCGCCTCACCTACGACCCCTCGGTCATCAGCTACGAGCAGCTGCTGACCGTGTTCTGGCACACCCACAACCCCACCACCAAAGACCGGCAGGGCGCCGACGTGGGACCGCAGTACCGTTCGGTGATCTTCTACCACAACGAGGACCAGAAGGAGCAAGCCGAAGCGTCGCTTCGGGAGACCGACGCCACCGACTTGTGGGAAGACCCCATCGTGACCGAAATCGAGGCCCTCGCCAACTACTCCGAGGCGGAAAACTACCACCAGAACTACTACAAGAACAACCCCAACGCCGGTTACTGCCAGGTGGTCATTGCGCCCAAGCTGAAAAAGCTCCGGCAGGATTTCGCCCACCTCATCAAGGGGAACTAG